In a single window of the Pontibacter russatus genome:
- the atpE gene encoding ATP synthase F0 subunit C: MLLAILLQALSEGAGFAIMGAGIGAGLVALGAGLGIGRIGGSAMESIARQPEAGGKIQTAMIIAAALIEGVALFGVVVCLLISFKG; encoded by the coding sequence ATGCTATTAGCAATTCTGCTTCAAGCTCTGTCAGAAGGCGCAGGTTTCGCGATCATGGGTGCCGGTATCGGTGCCGGTCTAGTGGCCCTTGGCGCTGGTTTGGGTATTGGTAGAATCGGTGGCTCCGCCATGGAATCTATCGCTCGTCAGCCTGAGGCTGGTGGCAAAATCCAGACTGCCATGATTATCGCTGCTGCCCTTATCGAAGGCGTTGCGCTGTTCGGTGTGGTGGTTTGCCTGCTGATCTCTTTCAA
- the atpB gene encoding F0F1 ATP synthase subunit A has protein sequence MKKLIVLLLCFFTLPAFAAEAPAEEGGEFSPGDMIMHHIADAHKWEFAHGLELYLPVILWDNGQLQVFSSSNFFDEHGGEVPYNGYVLDHGHIYKADAAGEPVEGYSGLYDLSLTKNVASMLLSVALMLIIFFVIAARYKKNEGRAPSGIQSFFEPIIIFIRDDIAKANIGPKYERYMPFLLTIFFFIWFNNLLGLTPGGANLTGNIAVTMVLAVMTLLITVFSGNKGYWSHIFSTPGVPVWLAPIMIPVELIGIITKPFSLMVRLFANITAGHIVILSLFSLIFIFESLAVAPLSIAFAIFMNFLELFVGLLQAYIFTLLSAMYFGGAVEEHDHVEDMGYGDGGH, from the coding sequence ATGAAGAAGTTAATTGTTTTGCTGCTGTGCTTTTTTACCCTTCCGGCCTTTGCGGCTGAGGCCCCGGCCGAAGAAGGTGGTGAGTTCAGCCCTGGAGACATGATCATGCACCACATTGCGGATGCGCACAAGTGGGAGTTTGCACACGGCCTGGAGCTGTACCTGCCGGTCATCCTGTGGGACAACGGACAACTGCAGGTCTTTTCCTCCAGCAACTTCTTTGATGAGCATGGCGGAGAAGTGCCCTACAACGGATATGTGCTGGACCACGGCCATATATACAAAGCCGATGCGGCAGGGGAGCCGGTGGAGGGATACAGTGGCCTGTACGACCTTTCGCTAACCAAGAACGTGGCCTCCATGCTGTTGAGCGTGGCGCTGATGCTCATTATCTTCTTCGTGATTGCGGCCCGTTACAAAAAGAACGAGGGCCGGGCGCCGAGCGGCATTCAGTCGTTCTTTGAGCCCATCATCATTTTTATCCGCGACGACATCGCCAAAGCGAACATCGGCCCCAAATACGAGCGCTACATGCCGTTTCTGCTCACCATCTTTTTCTTTATCTGGTTCAATAACCTGCTGGGGCTTACGCCCGGGGGAGCCAACCTGACCGGCAACATCGCTGTCACGATGGTGCTGGCCGTCATGACACTGCTCATCACCGTGTTTAGCGGCAACAAGGGGTACTGGTCGCATATCTTCTCCACGCCGGGTGTTCCGGTATGGCTGGCCCCTATCATGATTCCGGTGGAGCTTATCGGCATTATCACCAAGCCCTTCTCACTGATGGTCCGGCTTTTTGCCAACATCACCGCGGGCCACATTGTTATCCTTTCGCTGTTCAGCCTTATCTTTATCTTTGAGAGCCTTGCGGTGGCCCCGCTGAGCATTGCCTTTGCCATCTTCATGAACTTCCTGGAGCTGTTCGTGGGCCTGCTGCAGGCCTATATCTTCACGCTGCTTTCTGCCATGTATTTTGGCGGGGCCGTGGAAGAACACGACCATGTGGAGGACATGGGCTACGGGGACGGAGGCCATTAA
- a CDS encoding AtpZ/AtpI family protein: MDQTPDQKPKPSREDSVKPYLKYSGLAFQMIGAMVLAAFAGGKLDAYFQTENPWFTIVLLVLAVVASMVLVILSLNKK, from the coding sequence ATGGACCAAACGCCAGACCAGAAACCAAAGCCCTCGCGCGAGGACAGCGTGAAGCCCTACCTGAAGTACTCCGGCCTCGCCTTCCAGATGATTGGGGCGATGGTGCTGGCTGCCTTTGCAGGAGGGAAACTGGACGCTTATTTCCAGACGGAGAACCCGTGGTTTACCATCGTGCTGCTGGTGCTGGCCGTGGTGGCCTCCATGGTGCTGGTTATTCTATCACTCAATAAAAAATAG